Proteins from one Scyliorhinus canicula chromosome 6, sScyCan1.1, whole genome shotgun sequence genomic window:
- the olig3 gene encoding oligodendrocyte transcription factor 3, translating to MNSDSSSLSSRASSPDVDGIYLRDHLQHQDSRMNSVSSTQNDLLQQLANEHNITALSCSEDKSGGKFKVKKQLSEQDLQNLRLKINGRERKRMHDLNLAMDGLREVMPYAHGPSVRKLSKIATLLLARNYILMLSNSLDEMKRLVGEIYGGHHSAFHCGTVGHSAGHPGHSAPAHQVHPILGSALTSSPSSISASLPGISAVRPPHSLLKTSSVPPLPLGNTFQHWAGLPCPCTICQVPPPPHISALSTASMPRLSTDGKDLMK from the coding sequence ATGAATTCtgactccagctctctctctagcAGAGCTTCCTCACCAGACGTGGACGGCATTTATCTGAGGGATCATCTCCAGCACCAGGACTCCAGAATGAATTCGGTGTCTTCGACGCAGAATGACCTGCTCCAGCAGCTCGCCAATGAGCACAATATAACCGCCCTCAGCTGCTCCGAGGACAAGTCTGGAGGCAAGTTCAAAGTGAAAAAGCAACTCTCGGAGCAAGACCTGCAGAACCTTCGACTGAAGATCAACGGGAGGGAACGTAAAAGGATGCACGACCTGAACCTGGCGATGGATGGGCTCAGAGAGGTCATGCCTTACGCCCATGGACCATCGGTGAGGAAACTTTCCAAAATCGCCACTTTGCTGCTGGCCAGAAACTACATCCTAATGCTGTCGAACTCTCTGGATGAGATGAAAAGACTAGTAGGGGAGATTTACGGCGGGCATCATTCAGCTTTCCATTGCGGGACAGTAGGGCATTCTGCTGGGCACCCAGGACACTCCGCACCTGCCCATCAGGTCCACCCCATCTTGGGCAGTGCGCtgacctcctccccttcctcaatctcggcTTCTCTACCGGGGATCAGCGCGGTTCGACCCCCTCATTCACTGTTGAAAACGTCCTCCGTGCCTCCTTTACCGTTAGGGAACACCTTTCAGCACTGGGCAGGATTGCCATGTCCGTGCACCATCTGCCAGGTGCCACCGCCACCTCACATCTCAGCCCTAAGCACAGCCAGCATGCCAAGGCTCTCTACAGATGGTAAAGACTTAATGAAGTGA